The following coding sequences lie in one Nocardioides sambongensis genomic window:
- a CDS encoding isoprenyl transferase yields MVDWKRGVRKVLYPAYEARMVRRLPDSLPQHVGVMLDGNRRWAKAVGRDTAHGHRAGAANIEPLLTWCDEIGIQVVTLWLLSTDNLNRPAAELEPLLDIIGDAVDSLADQQRWRLHPVGALDLLPAATAERLKAAADRTSEIDGILVNIAVGYGGRREIADAVRSLINEAAAKGTSMSELAESIDVEAISEHLYTKGQPDPDLVIRTSGEQRLGGFLLWQSAKSEFYFCEAYWPDFRRVDFLRAIRAYAQRERRFGA; encoded by the coding sequence TCTGCCGCAGCACGTCGGTGTGATGCTCGACGGAAATCGGCGGTGGGCCAAGGCCGTGGGCCGGGACACCGCGCACGGCCACCGCGCCGGGGCCGCCAACATCGAGCCGCTGCTGACCTGGTGCGACGAGATCGGCATCCAGGTGGTCACCCTGTGGCTGCTCTCCACCGACAACCTCAACCGCCCGGCCGCGGAGCTCGAGCCGCTGCTGGACATCATCGGCGACGCCGTCGATTCCCTCGCCGACCAGCAGCGTTGGCGGCTGCACCCGGTGGGTGCGCTCGACCTGCTGCCGGCCGCCACCGCCGAGCGGCTCAAGGCCGCCGCGGACCGGACCAGCGAGATCGACGGGATCCTGGTCAACATCGCGGTCGGCTACGGCGGACGCCGGGAGATCGCGGACGCGGTCCGCTCGCTGATCAACGAGGCGGCCGCGAAGGGGACCTCGATGAGCGAGCTGGCCGAATCGATCGACGTGGAGGCGATCTCCGAGCACCTCTACACCAAGGGCCAGCCGGACCCGGACCTGGTGATCCGCACCTCCGGCGAGCAGCGGCTCGGCGGGTTCCTGCTCTGGCAGAGCGCGAAGTCGGAGTTCTACTTCTGCGAGGCGTACTGGCCGGACTTCCGCCGGGTCGACTTCCTGCGCGCCATCCGCGCCTACGCCCAGCGCGAGCGCCGCTTCGGAGCCTGA